From a single Scomber japonicus isolate fScoJap1 chromosome 12, fScoJap1.pri, whole genome shotgun sequence genomic region:
- the LOC128369829 gene encoding immunoglobulin kappa light chain-like: MLFLPAAVLCCLCSALVAMAAQLIQDDLTLTRTAGENVSFSCRGTDQCVNSLWWFQKKDTETFKLILVMNTDSGELVKGYNHPQEDDFSAVNKTNGWELQIQTVKLSHSATYYCNCQKKGYELFGRGTKLFVDEQVVKPVVSVYPAASRAHLEGKSSLLCLASAMSPPLVQFSWKRKKKNGQLENLTPADFEHLELREPGRSASILLLHQQENSTYKYRCYVKHEGGTVEAQTEQEVPAAAASCPPEREPADLPALQQTDLLIVKSLVYCCGLSLLMILRNKGPSTNCTHAD; the protein is encoded by the exons ATGcttttcctcccagctgctgttctgtgctgtctgtgttcag cgctggttgccatggcagcacagCTGATTCAGGATGATTTAACATTGACCAGGACAGCTGGTGAAAATGTTTCCTTCAGCTGTCGAGGAACTGACCAGTGTGTCAATAGTTTATGGTGGTTCCagaagaaagacacagaaacattcaaactgATTCTTGTTATGAACACGGATAGTGGTGAATTAGTTAAAGGTTACAATCACCCTCAGGAAGATGATTTCTCAGCTGTAAATAAAACGAACGGTTGGGAGTTGCAGATCCAGACAGTTAAACTCTCACATTCAGCCACCTACTACTGTAACTGTCAGAAAAAAGGTT ACGAGCTCTTTGGCCGTGGCACTAAACTGTTTGTAG ATGAGCAGGTGGTGAAGCCCGTGGTGAGCGTGTACCCAGCAGCATCCAGAGCCCACCTGGAGGGGAAGAGCTCCCTGCTGTGTCTGGCCTCAGCCATGTCTCCTCCTCTGGTCCAGTTCTcctggaaaagaaagaagaagaacgGTCAGCTGGAGAATCTGACCCCTGCTGACTTTGAGCACCTGGAGCTCAGAGAGCCGGGACGCAGCGCCTCcatcctgctgctccatcagcaaGAGAACAGCACATATAAATACCGCTGCTACGTCAAGCACGAGGGGGGCACAGTGGAGGCCCAAACAGAACAAG aggttccagctgcagcagcctcctgtcctccagagagagagccagCAGACCTGCCAGCTCTGCAGCAAACTGACT TGCTGATAGTGAAGAGTCTGGTGTACTGCTGTGGACTCTCTCTGCTGATGATCCTCAGAAACAAGGGACCGTCCACCAACTGCACACATGCTGACTGA